Genomic DNA from Gimesia aquarii:
CCTGGCGGATCGAACGCTTTTTATTCTGTTTACTCTTCTCCTTAAGTGGGGGAACTCCCGGTGGTGGTGACGGAACTGGTGTTCCCAGTAGCGTTTCCAATACCCAGGCACCTCTTAATACGGGACTGGTACGTTTAGGATAAGAAGTCAGCATATGCACGCCTCCTAAACCCAGCACACCTCCTCGTTTGCCATCGGTAATCGAGACCTTACGAAATTTGCGGCCTTTGACTCCTTCCACCCCGTAATGTTTCGCCAGACGTTGATTCAAAAAGGCGTAGTTAGCATCGACGATTTCCAGGAGACTACGGTTTTTCTGGAAAATGTAATCCATCATCTGAATCGCTTCCTCGCGAAAATCCAGAGCCAGTTCTGTGGAGTAAACATCACGGAAATCACCACCCACAGGCGCCACACGACCGCCGACATCTTTGGTACCCAACCATTGCTCGGTAAATAGTTTTGATAAGGACCGTGCTTTGGCGTCAGCTAACATTCTCGTAATCTGTTGATTCAGAACTGACTCTTTATGTAACTGACCCTGGTCGGCCAATTGTAATAATTCTTCATCTGGTGTGCTGGCCCAGAAGAAATAGGAAAGCCGCGTTGCCAATTCATACTCGGAAATCGGTTGTATGCCGGCTTGTGTTTTATTAGCTTCCGTACGAAATAAAAAATGCGGAGAAACCAGGACGGCTTTGAGTGACAACTTAATTCGTTCCTCATACGGATCATTTCGTTTCGCGGCACGATCATAAAGTTGCATCAGTTGTGAAAGTTCATCTTCCGTAAGTGGTCGTCGATAAGCTTTCCTCGCGATTTCTCGTATGATTTTCTGAGCCGCATCTCGATTTTGTGGTAGATCTTTCCCTGCAACTTGAAAAATACGCTGATGTAGTTCTTTTTTGGTAAGGAACGGTTTACCTCTTTGCTCTGTTAACTCCATTGATGCAACTTTAACGGAAGGTTCCTCATTGGGAACAGCAAGCGTAATCGAATGTAAGCCGCGCATAAGTCGCACATTAGTAGAGACCGTTTGATCGGTTTGATCACTGAGTTTAAAACGATGCGCTTTGATACCATCGATCTTTAAAATAACATTCGTTGAATTCTTCTCAGGCAGTTGAAATTTGATTTTCACTTCATAATCGCTAGTGAGATAGATACTTTCGATGACAGTAATTTCTTTGCCGGTAGGGATTGTGCGAGTACCCTGTTGTCTTTTAGTAGCAGGAGGTAGAAAGTCAGAGGCTAGATACGTTTTTACGAGCGGAGGTGTAATAATCGCAGCGTCCAGAACCTGTTGAGCTGCTTCCAAATAACGTTCCATTAAAATCGGTGGCAGGAATAAAGTTTCTCCATTATTGTCGAAGCCTTCACCACCCGCACCATCATTGGGAAATTTCTCTGAGAACTTGAGCTCTAAACCAAATAAATCGCGGATGGTATGATCATATTCTGTTCGATTCAAACGACGTGGTAAAACACGTCCTGCGTGTGGACCATGGTTACAGGCCGTTTCACGCAGATACGTTTCGATCCAGTTTGCAATCCTTAACCGCTCCGCTTCTGTCGGCTGAGGTTCATCTGCAGGAGGCATCGTTCGATTTCGTAATTGATGAGATGCGCTGTGCCAGATCTTTCTGGATTGAGAGATTTCATCTGCAGTGATTGCCTTAAGTAGTCCCACATCGTTTTTAGAGTCTTTCGGGTCATGACAATCTGCACAATACTTAACCAGGACTGGACGAACCGACTTTTCAAAGTAGTCTGCCGGCTCGGGTGAGGCAGCAAAGCTGTTACTACTCATCAGGAATGCGATCTGGCATAATAAAGCGATACGCATATTCAGACCTGTTTCAGGTTGGGAGGTAGATTCTGGTGATGGTAGGCTACGGGAGAATTCTCCCGGAATGAACATTACTTTGATTATTTGATTATATGTAAAAAAAGAGCCAAAGCAAAGGATTGATCCGGTAACTATCAATTTACGTCTATCATGATTGGATCATAGATTGGACAATTCTGGCATCTCAGATGAGACAGGTTGACCTCAAAACCGATTTTCGCACATAATCCCACTATAGGTGGACTTAGATCAAAGTCACAATTCAAGAAATTATGTTCAATATTTTAATCGACGGGCTTGTTGTATGGCTGATAAGAATACTGCTCAAGAGACTAAAAAACAGGCTTGGCGTGAAAGCTTGTATGAGATCATTTTCGAAGCAGACACACCCGCCGGTAAATATTTTGATGTTGTCCTCTTGATCGCGATTCTAACAAGTGTTTTCGTCATCATGTTGGAGAGTGTTGAATCCATTGATGCCCGATTTAAGAATGGGTTTACCTACGCCGAGTGGTTTTTTACAATTTTGTTTACCTTCGAATATGGAGCACGCATTCTTTGTGCTCGTCGACCAATACGCTATATCTTCAGCTTTTATGGTATTGTGGATCTACTTTCCATCTTACCTACATATGTGCTCGTTCTTGAATCATATGGAATGGAGTCAGATGAGCTTCATCGACTCGGGGTGATTCGTGCACTTCGTCTGTTGCGCGCCTTCCGTATCTTTAAGTTAGGGCACATGTTGTCGGGAGCGGCTGAATTACGAGAAGCGATTTGGGCGACTCGTTCAAAAATTACAGTCTTTCTAGCCACTGTTGTGATAGCTGTCGTCATTGAAGGCGCCGCGCTGCACTTAATCGAAGGTCCTGAAAATCCTGGTTTCAGTTCCATTCCCCAAAGTATGTATTGGGCAATTGTCACGATGACTACAGTTGGTTATGGTGATGCCACACCAGAAACTCCCCTTGGAAAATGTCTGGCGGCAATCATCATGGTCCTGGGCTATAGTCTCATTATTGTTCCAACAGGACTTGTGACGGCAGAATTAGCACATGCCGGAGGTAATTTTACAGCAACTCGAATTACGACCCAGGTTTGTCCGGAATGTATGAAAGAAGGGCACGAAGTGGATGCTACTTTCTGCAAATTCTGTGGATCACGTCTCTAATTCAAATTCTCTATTAATCTGATTCTCAAAGAAAGTTTCAGAAAATCAGTAGATTTCTGGAACTTCTTTTCTGCGCACATCGTCAAAATCGCGGTGCTCAACTAAGAGCACTTCATTTCAATTAAAATCCTGTTTTGGCCAGGAGATGTTTCAATGCGCAAACTTTTTCATTTCACAGTGTTAGCTTTAGTGTCTTTAGGCTTGATGAATCAACCAACTCAAGCAAAGGAAAAACCGCAACCGACGAAAACCACGCAGCCTTCTGTCGAATTAGCGATTCTGCTTGATACCAGTGGTAGTATGCAAGGCTTGATTAATCAGGCACGCTCACAGCTTTGGAAAATTGTCAATGAATTGGCCACCGCTAAACAGAATGGGCAAGTTCCTGTGATGAAAGTGGCCTTGTATGAATATGGGAAAAGTAGTCTTCCGGCCAGTGAAGGTTACATGCGACAAATTATGCCGCTTACAGAAAACCTGGATCAACTTTCTGAAGAATTATTTGCTCTGAAGACAAATGGCGGTGAAGAATATTGTGGACATGTCATTCAGGCAGCCACGAATGGTCTTAAGTGGAGTGATTCTGACAAAAGTCTGAAGTTGATTTTTATTGCAGGGAACGAACCGTTTACTCAAGGAAAAGTTGACTTCAAGGTGGCATGCCCGGCTGCTATCAAAAAAGGAATCACCATTAATACGATCTTTTGTGGACCAGAACAAACGGGAATTCAAACAGGATGGAAAGAGGGCGCTCTTTTGGCAGATGGGTCTTTTTTGAGCATCAATCACGGGGTTCAGGTTGTGACTCCCAAAACACCCTATGATCGAAAATTGAGCGAACTAAGTCGGAGTATCAATAAAACCTACCTCTTTTACGGTTCTCAAAAAGCGAAGAATGAATCAAGTGCCAGTCAGCTTTCCGCTGACGGACTGGCAGGACAGTCAAGTCCCGCTTCCAGTGCCGACCGTGCTGCCTTTAAAGGATCGGGACGTTACCGCGTCAAAGCAGATTTAATCGATGCAATTGCCGGTAAAAAAGTCAAGCTGCAAGAATTGAAGCAAGAAGAACTTCCCGCCGAACTGAAAAAGTTGACGAAAAAAGAGCAGACTGCTTATATCGAGAAAAAACAGAAAGAGCGAAAAGCGATTCAGCTTCAGATTCAAGAACTCACCAAAAAACGAAACAAGTTCATTGCGGATGAAATGAAGAAGCAGCAGAACCAGAAAAAAGAAACCACGTTTGATACCGCTGTCATCAAAGCTTTGAAATCTCAGGCTGTGAAAAAGAATTTTCAGTTTCAATCTGAATGAGTCAGTATTTCCAGATGAAAACCGTAATTCCTTCAAACAAAAGCAAAGCCATTAAGGGAGTCCAGTTATGAAATCCTATCGACTATCATTGGGAATTGCCTGTGCTGTAATGGTACTGATTGGTGCAAGCACAATGACACAGGCTTGTTTCATGAGGGCTCCTCAACCCGTTCAAGTCTGGATGGATCATATCAACGTTGATATTACCAACCAGGTGGCTGTGAAAACCTATCATTGTGCATTTCGGAATCCCAATGGCAGAGCCATCGTAGGCGGGACATGTTACATGGAACTCGAACCGGGAACCCAGGTGAATAACATGTCTGTGCTCGTGGATGGTAAAGAAATGCAGGCGGAAATATTGGATGTCAAAAAAGCCAATCAGGTTTTTCAGGAGATCGTTAAAAAAGGTGGCTCACCTGCATTACTGGAATATTATGGTAACCAGCTGATCCAAACAAAAATTCCGCGGGTCGCGGCAGGAAAAACGGTGATGGTCAAATTGACTTACACGACGGTCCTGAAAAAACGAGGAGATTTGATCCGTTTGCAAATGCTTAACACGAATCCCAAAGCATTAATGCAACCACTCAAAGAAGCTTCTGTCACTGTGAATATCCGTAGTGATGAACCCATCAAGAATATTTACAGCCCCACTCATCAAGTCAAATTAGTTGAGAAAAAAGACTGGGATATTTCTGTCGAATGGAAGCAGAAAAACTATTTGCCTAAACATCCTTTCGTGCTTTACTATCAGACATCACCCGACAAAGTCGGAGCCAGTCTGGTTGCTCATCGTGAAAAAGGAGAGGCTGGCTATTTCATGATGATGCTCTCTCCCACGCAAGGGCAGGGGATCGGAAAACTGACTGAGAAACAAATCATGCCCAAAGATGTCGTGTTCTGTATCGATACATCGGGTTCTATGCTGGAAAATAATAAAATTACACAGGCCCGTGAGGCATTAAAATACTGTCTGAACCATCTGCGTCCAGGTGACCGCTTTAATATTATTGACTTCAGTACGACGGCCCGCCATTTCGACAAACAAGGGTTGATTGATTTTAATGAAGAGTCGAAACAGAAGGCTCTGGTATATGCGGATGCGTTGTCAGCCCGTGGTGGAACGGCCATTGAAGAGGCGTTGTTACTCTCGTTAAAACATCTCGAAACAGATATTGAGAGTTCTGCGAATGAGCGACTGAAAATGATAGTCTTTTCCACAGATGGGCTGCCCACAATTGGTGAGCGCGATGCTCAGAAAATTCTGAAGACAATTTCTCAAAAGAATACAGAGAACGTACGATTGTTCGTCTTCGGTGAAGGCTATAATGTGAATACCAAATTGCTTGATTTTCTAGCGCTCGATCATCGTGGAGAAGCAGACTATATTCTTCCGAAGGAAGATATTACCAAAAAAATCAGCCAGTTTTTTGATCGCGTAGGCAGCCCTGTGATGACAGACGTCTCATTTGATTTCGATGGAGCCGGCGTGATCGACGTCTATCCGCGGCAAATTCGAGACATTTTCAAGGGAGAGCAATTGCTGGTTTATGGGCGTTATACAGGTTCTGGACAAAAAACAGTGAATGTTACGGGTACCATTAATGGGGCCAAAACAACGCTTTCATATCAATTGGATTTTCCAAAAGAATCGTCCGATGATCGGAGTTCTTTTGTACCTCGGCTTTGGGCAGGACAAAAAGTAGATTTCCTTCTCGAAGAAATACGCAAGAACAATACATCTCAGCCGGATCAAGAATTGGTGAATGAGATCACTTTACTCGCCAAACAACATGGCATTGTCACGCCTTATACAAGCTTCTTGATGGCCGATGACACTATGCTAGGCAACTCTCCCTTACCAGCATTGCAAGTACAACGTGGTCAGCTAAAGGGATATCGAGAGCGTAGTGAACTTAGGAGAAATATCAAAGAAAAAGTTGAATTTGATGCATTTCAACGTGGCGGGAGCAGCAGTCTCCGTCAAAGCCAGATTGAAGATGCACAAAGTTCCAACCGTGATCGAAGTGCTGCCGGTAAAAGTGGTAATGCCTCTCGCTTGTATTTTCAGGCAGAACGAGAAATGAAAAAGGTCGGCAAAAAAG
This window encodes:
- a CDS encoding VWA domain-containing protein, with amino-acid sequence MRKLFHFTVLALVSLGLMNQPTQAKEKPQPTKTTQPSVELAILLDTSGSMQGLINQARSQLWKIVNELATAKQNGQVPVMKVALYEYGKSSLPASEGYMRQIMPLTENLDQLSEELFALKTNGGEEYCGHVIQAATNGLKWSDSDKSLKLIFIAGNEPFTQGKVDFKVACPAAIKKGITINTIFCGPEQTGIQTGWKEGALLADGSFLSINHGVQVVTPKTPYDRKLSELSRSINKTYLFYGSQKAKNESSASQLSADGLAGQSSPASSADRAAFKGSGRYRVKADLIDAIAGKKVKLQELKQEELPAELKKLTKKEQTAYIEKKQKERKAIQLQIQELTKKRNKFIADEMKKQQNQKKETTFDTAVIKALKSQAVKKNFQFQSE
- a CDS encoding ion transporter gives rise to the protein MADKNTAQETKKQAWRESLYEIIFEADTPAGKYFDVVLLIAILTSVFVIMLESVESIDARFKNGFTYAEWFFTILFTFEYGARILCARRPIRYIFSFYGIVDLLSILPTYVLVLESYGMESDELHRLGVIRALRLLRAFRIFKLGHMLSGAAELREAIWATRSKITVFLATVVIAVVIEGAALHLIEGPENPGFSSIPQSMYWAIVTMTTVGYGDATPETPLGKCLAAIIMVLGYSLIIVPTGLVTAELAHAGGNFTATRITTQVCPECMKEGHEVDATFCKFCGSRL
- a CDS encoding DUF1592 domain-containing protein, which produces MRIALLCQIAFLMSSNSFAASPEPADYFEKSVRPVLVKYCADCHDPKDSKNDVGLLKAITADEISQSRKIWHSASHQLRNRTMPPADEPQPTEAERLRIANWIETYLRETACNHGPHAGRVLPRRLNRTEYDHTIRDLFGLELKFSEKFPNDGAGGEGFDNNGETLFLPPILMERYLEAAQQVLDAAIITPPLVKTYLASDFLPPATKRQQGTRTIPTGKEITVIESIYLTSDYEVKIKFQLPEKNSTNVILKIDGIKAHRFKLSDQTDQTVSTNVRLMRGLHSITLAVPNEEPSVKVASMELTEQRGKPFLTKKELHQRIFQVAGKDLPQNRDAAQKIIREIARKAYRRPLTEDELSQLMQLYDRAAKRNDPYEERIKLSLKAVLVSPHFLFRTEANKTQAGIQPISEYELATRLSYFFWASTPDEELLQLADQGQLHKESVLNQQITRMLADAKARSLSKLFTEQWLGTKDVGGRVAPVGGDFRDVYSTELALDFREEAIQMMDYIFQKNRSLLEIVDANYAFLNQRLAKHYGVEGVKGRKFRKVSITDGKRGGVLGLGGVHMLTSYPKRTSPVLRGAWVLETLLGTPVPSPPPGVPPLKEKSKQNKKRSIRQVLEAHREHATCAACHDIIDPIGFGLENYDLFGRWREKERGQPVDATGEFPSGETFAGPAELKKVLLKRKDELARHFTAKILGYALGRSLEDADACTIETIVKKLEQNNYQSQTLIREIVFSTPFLYRDGVMAEVESEKTK
- a CDS encoding VIT and vWA domain-containing protein; translated protein: MKSYRLSLGIACAVMVLIGASTMTQACFMRAPQPVQVWMDHINVDITNQVAVKTYHCAFRNPNGRAIVGGTCYMELEPGTQVNNMSVLVDGKEMQAEILDVKKANQVFQEIVKKGGSPALLEYYGNQLIQTKIPRVAAGKTVMVKLTYTTVLKKRGDLIRLQMLNTNPKALMQPLKEASVTVNIRSDEPIKNIYSPTHQVKLVEKKDWDISVEWKQKNYLPKHPFVLYYQTSPDKVGASLVAHREKGEAGYFMMMLSPTQGQGIGKLTEKQIMPKDVVFCIDTSGSMLENNKITQAREALKYCLNHLRPGDRFNIIDFSTTARHFDKQGLIDFNEESKQKALVYADALSARGGTAIEEALLLSLKHLETDIESSANERLKMIVFSTDGLPTIGERDAQKILKTISQKNTENVRLFVFGEGYNVNTKLLDFLALDHRGEADYILPKEDITKKISQFFDRVGSPVMTDVSFDFDGAGVIDVYPRQIRDIFKGEQLLVYGRYTGSGQKTVNVTGTINGAKTTLSYQLDFPKESSDDRSSFVPRLWAGQKVDFLLEEIRKNNTSQPDQELVNEITLLAKQHGIVTPYTSFLMADDTMLGNSPLPALQVQRGQLKGYRERSELRRNIKEKVEFDAFQRGGSSSLRQSQIEDAQSSNRDRSAAGKSGNASRLYFQAEREMKKVGKKGSALQSIRYIGNRTFYKSEGAFWNESLYDPQKHKNLKMIEVGSKDYFQLLKQDQRLAKYLSLGNVILQVDQSWYQIQEKSKS